One window of the Lepeophtheirus salmonis chromosome 7, UVic_Lsal_1.4, whole genome shotgun sequence genome contains the following:
- the LOC121121605 gene encoding 5'-AMP-activated protein kinase subunit beta-2 isoform X1 → MGNSGSNVGSNGEKRKGVGGLQGRYHFGRSRGIAFGDMNLGTGQPLDIITSPSTPKPNRCVDDLPVVIRPRAGTESYRQKPKNDAAMHFPKALPTIFKYSGKGKEVFVSGSFNNWAKIPMVQSSKDFTALAELQEGDHEYKFLVDGTWLTDPNTPCVSDNKGDERNIIHIQKEDFDAYHALDMDSEAVSKLQKHTKGVIKYSPTFGQEIPQTGNELRSGPPILPPHLLHVLLNKDTPLSCEPTLLPEPHHVMINHLYALSIKDGVLVLSSTQRFRKKYVTTLLYKPMGTRVANEKH, encoded by the exons ATGGGTAACTCTGGCTCTAATGTGGGCTCCAacggagaaaaaagaaaaggagttGGTGGTCTCCAAGGTCGTTATCATTTCGGTCGATCCAGAGGCATTGCATTTGGGGATATGAATCTAGGAACAGGACAGCCTTTAGACATTATTACCTCACCTTCTACTCCAAAACCCAATCGTTGTGTGGATGATCTCCCTGTGGTTATTCGTCCTAGGGCAGGAACAGAATCCTATCGCCAAAAGCCTAAAAATGATGCGGCTATGCATTTTCCAAAGGCCCTTCCGACAATATTTAAGTATTCCGGAAAAGGAAAAGAAGTTTTTGTGTCTGGATCCTTTAATAATTGGGCTAAg ATTCCTATGGTACAATCCTCAAAAGATTTTACTGCCCTCGCTGAATTACAGGAAGGTGATCATGAATATAAATTCCTTGTTGATGGTACATGGTTGACCGATCCGAATACACCTTGTGTATCGGATAACAAAGGtgatgaaagaaatataattcatattcaaaaagagGACTTTGATGCTTATCACGCTCTTGATATGGACTCGGAGGCTGTATCAAAGTTGCAAAAACATACAAAAGGAGTTATTAAATACTCTCCAACATTTGGCCAAGAAATTCCCCAAACTGGAAATGAACTAAGGTCAGGGCCACCCATTCTTCCCCCACATCTTTTACATGTTCTATTGAATAAG gATACTCCATTATCATGCGAACCTACTTTACTTCCCGAGCCTCATCACGTCATGATCAATCATTTATATGCTCTCTCTATCAAAGATGGTGTTTTAGTTCTTAGTTCTACTCAACgctttaggaaaaaatatgtaacaacaCTTCTTTATAAGCCCATGGGTACAAGAGTTGCTaatgaaaaacattaa
- the LOC121121605 gene encoding 5'-AMP-activated protein kinase subunit beta-2 isoform X2 gives MGNSGSNVGSNGEKRKGVGGLQGRYHFGRSRGIAFGDMNLGTGQPLDIITSPSTPKPNRCVDDLPVVIRPRAGTESYRQKPKNDAAMHFPKALPTIFKYSGKGKEVFVSGSFNNWVKIPMVQSSKDFTALAELQEGDHEYKFLVDGTWLTDPNTPCVSDNKGDERNIIHIQKEDFDAYHALDMDSEAVSKLQKHTKGVIKYSPTFGQEIPQTGNELRSGPPILPPHLLHVLLNKDTPLSCEPTLLPEPHHVMINHLYALSIKDGVLVLSSTQRFRKKYVTTLLYKPMGTRVANEKH, from the exons ATGGGTAACTCTGGCTCTAATGTGGGCTCCAacggagaaaaaagaaaaggagttGGTGGTCTCCAAGGTCGTTATCATTTCGGTCGATCCAGAGGCATTGCATTTGGGGATATGAATCTAGGAACAGGACAGCCTTTAGACATTATTACCTCACCTTCTACTCCAAAACCCAATCGTTGTGTGGATGATCTCCCTGTGGTTATTCGTCCTAGGGCAGGAACAGAATCCTATCGCCAAAAGCCTAAAAATGATGCGGCTATGCATTTTCCAAAGGCCCTTCCGACAATATTTAAGTATTCCGGAAAAGGAAAAGAAGTTTTTGTGTCTGGATCCTTTAATAATTGGG TGAAGATTCCTATGGTACAATCCTCAAAAGATTTTACTGCCCTCGCTGAATTACAGGAAGGTGATCATGAATATAAATTCCTTGTTGATGGTACATGGTTGACCGATCCGAATACACCTTGTGTATCGGATAACAAAGGtgatgaaagaaatataattcatattcaaaaagagGACTTTGATGCTTATCACGCTCTTGATATGGACTCGGAGGCTGTATCAAAGTTGCAAAAACATACAAAAGGAGTTATTAAATACTCTCCAACATTTGGCCAAGAAATTCCCCAAACTGGAAATGAACTAAGGTCAGGGCCACCCATTCTTCCCCCACATCTTTTACATGTTCTATTGAATAAG gATACTCCATTATCATGCGAACCTACTTTACTTCCCGAGCCTCATCACGTCATGATCAATCATTTATATGCTCTCTCTATCAAAGATGGTGTTTTAGTTCTTAGTTCTACTCAACgctttaggaaaaaatatgtaacaacaCTTCTTTATAAGCCCATGGGTACAAGAGTTGCTaatgaaaaacattaa